From the Lolium rigidum isolate FL_2022 chromosome 2, APGP_CSIRO_Lrig_0.1, whole genome shotgun sequence genome, one window contains:
- the LOC124687557 gene encoding uncharacterized protein LOC124687557, with protein MQAFARLSSAAASRRVISGVSGAVARPCYRTWRGKAHAAPLSSQEPPKGRKRDTVPKKERKARIEEFVEIYQASNDGKFPTIQMIRQHVGGSHYTVRDVLSEVKYNQTKFPFDMSKVARFHEASECAEQSMPEEESGNSSFNPQSINGKQDEDETLSSQEDSATGTVIMNEPQRSQESQDSSHYNGQTEVAKQDLHIADANGLTVSEQAEIVSIKVKLQLNDSKTAQLETAECADQSRHEEESGINPQDFNGKQDEDDRLLSLKDSSTGTIIMENAEAPIPLEVETQSDSENCQGETEVNKLHVNNVENFQNLSEPTVSDQAESDKVIKGNVPDREENPVVEQQGSAKTSLLGSLQSFASGIRNFWRNL; from the exons ATGCAGGCGTTCGCgcgcctctcctccgccgccgcctccagaagGG TGATTTCGGGCGTATCTGGGGCGGTCGCAAGGCCGTGCTACCGGACATGGCGAGGGAAGGCGCACGCGGCGCCGCTGTCTTCTCAGGAGCCACCCAAGGGCCGGAAGAGGGATACTGTGcccaagaaagagaggaaagccagGATAGAGGAGTTCGTCGAGAT TTATCAGGCATCAAATGATGGTAAATTCCCGACTATTCAAATGATCCGGCAACATGTTGGCGGGTCTCATTACACGGTGAGGGATGTGCTCTCGGAGGTGAAGTACAATCAGACAAAGTTTCCATTTGATATGTCTAAGGTAGCCCGGTTTCATGAGGCATCTGAATGTGCTGAGCAATCAatgccggaggaggagagcggaaACAGTTCATTCAACCCGCAGAGCATCAACGGAAAACAGGATGAAGATGAGACACTCTCCTCACAGGAAGATTCTGCCACCGGGACTGTGATAATG AATGAACCGCAGAGATCTCAAGAATCACAAGACTCATCTCATTACAATGGACAAACAGAAGTTGCCAAGCAAGATTTGCATATTGCAGATGCCAATGGCCTGACTGTATCAGAACAAGCAGAAATTGTCAGCATAAAG GTAAAGTTACAGTTGAATGACTCTAAGACAGCCCAGCTTGAGACGGCTGAATGTGCTGACCAATCGaggcacgaggaggagagtggaATTAACCCTCAAGACTTCAATGGGAAACAGGATGAAGATGACAGACTCCTCTCCCTGAAAGATTCTTCTACTGGCACTATAATCATGGAAAAT GCTGAAGCTCCCATTCCTTTGGAAGTAGAGACTCAATCAGATTCTGAGAATTGTCAAGGGGAAACTGAAGTTAACAAGTTGCATGTGAACAATGTTGAAAATTTCCAGAATCTAAGTGAACCAACTGTATCAGATCAAGCAGAAAGTGACAAGGTGATCAAGGGAAATGTACCTGACAG AGAAGAGAACCCCGTGGTGGAGCAGCAGGGATCAGCCAAGACAAGCCTTCTAGGGAGCCTGCAATCGTTCGCATCTGGCATCAGAAACTTCTGGAGAAATCTGTAA